The window TTCATACAAAAAGCTTTGTTCGGTTTCCTGTTGCAGGGCAAGTAGTTCAGGCAGGTGCTCGGCAATCATTTTCTTGCTGGCGCTGACAACTGATTTTCCGTTGCGAAGGGCGGTAGTGGCGATCTCGAATGCGGCATCTGCTTCATTGATTACTTCAACGATCACATTGATGCTTTCGTCATTCAGCAATTCGTCCTTATCAGTAGTGAATAAGGCATCCGGTGCATTCCTTTTCTTGCCGGGATTCTTGATGCATATCTTTTTGATGGAGGCATTCAGCGAGGGTGTTTGTTGCAGGACCTTGTACAATCCTTCGCCTACTACGCCAAATCCGAATAATCCGATGGTTAATTGTTTGTGATGGCTCATTGTTGCTTTGTTGTGGTGGTTAAACGATCTTAAATGGTTACTGATGAGGAATGGGTTGCGGCCACAAGAGCTAGTGCGGTATCGATGTCGCTGATCAGGTCGCTGGCGTCTTCCAGACCAACACTGAGTCGGATCAGGCTGTCGGACACCCCGGCTGCTTTCCTTCTCCATTCATCGATGGATTTATGGGTCATGCTGGCCGGATGGCTTACCAGGCTTTTCACTCCGCCAAGACTTTCTGCCAGGTGGAAGAAACGGGTGGCAGTAACAAAGGCCGTCGCGGCTTCAATAGTATCTGTCTTCAATGAAAAGGAAACCACACCGCCAAAGTCTTCCTGCTGTGCCTTTGCGGTTGCATGATTCGGATGGCTGGATAAACCGGGGTAATAAACTTTGTCAACCAGCGGGTGTTGCGCAAGGAAACCGGCAATTGACGCTGCATTCCTGCAATGTTGTTTGATGCGGAGGTGTAAGGTCTCCAATCCCCTGATCAGCAGGAAGCTGTCGAAAGGGGAAAGGACTGCGCCACAGGCATTCTGGTAGAACTTGACCTGGCTGCCCAGTTCCTTTGTTTTGGTGACCACCAGTCCTGCTATCACATCCGAATGCCCGCCAATGTATTTGGTTCCGCTATGCACGACGATGTCCGCACCCAGGTCGAGCGGTTTTTGTAAGGCCGGGGAAGCAAAAGTATTGTCCACGCAAAGCAGGATGTTATTTTCCTTTGCCAGTGCGGCTATAGCCTTGATGTCGCTGATCTTCAGGGTGGGGTTGGTTGGGGTTTCCAGCCAAATAAGACGGGTGGAATCCTGTATTGCAGCTGCAATGGCATCG is drawn from Flavihumibacter rivuli and contains these coding sequences:
- a CDS encoding trans-sulfuration enzyme family protein, which produces MQATTQLLHSIPVDAQTGAIAVPIYQTSTFVQEAPGVNKGYDYSRTNNPTRATLEQIVAELENGATGAAFSSGLAAIDAVIKLLESGDHIIAVDDIYGGAFRLFDKVYKKFGISVSYVDTSDLDAIAAAIQDSTRLIWLETPTNPTLKISDIKAIAALAKENNILLCVDNTFASPALQKPLDLGADIVVHSGTKYIGGHSDVIAGLVVTKTKELGSQVKFYQNACGAVLSPFDSFLLIRGLETLHLRIKQHCRNAASIAGFLAQHPLVDKVYYPGLSSHPNHATAKAQQEDFGGVVSFSLKTDTIEAATAFVTATRFFHLAESLGGVKSLVSHPASMTHKSIDEWRRKAAGVSDSLIRLSVGLEDASDLISDIDTALALVAATHSSSVTI